The Saccharomonospora cyanea NA-134 genome includes a region encoding these proteins:
- the edd gene encoding phosphogluconate dehydratase produces the protein MSLHPVIADVTHRIAERSTETRRAYLARVENAAAEGPARAALGCSNLAHGFAACSGPDLLAVREARKPGIAIVSAYNDLLSAHQPFDEFPAWIKAAAREAGGVAQFAGGVPAMCDGITQGRAGMELSLFSRDVIAMATGIALSHEMFDGALLLGVCDKIVPGLLIGALAFGHLPAMLVPAGPMPSGLPNKEKARIRQLYAEGKATREDLLDAEAAAYHSPGTCTFYGTANSNQLVVEVMGLHLPGTTFVHPGTPLRKALTEQAARRIVEITQGGEYTPIARVIDERSIVNGIVALLATGGSQNHTLHLPAIAAAAGIKLTWDDFADLSAAVPSLASLYPNGSADINHFHTAGGVQVLVGTLLDAGLLHPDVETVAGPGLQRYRQEPILDDGKLLWREVPTATLDDTVLRTADNPFAPEGGLRMVSGNLGRAVIKVSAVAPENRAVRAPARVFSSQADFTRAFRAGELNRDVVVVIRDHGPRAKGMPELHALIPALGVLMDRGHRVALLTDGRMSGASGKVPAAIHVTPESAVGGPLSLVEDGDIVRLDAEAGELDVLVDATTLAERRPAEPPSPDEWRGNGRELFAALRSTVGPADLGGSVFGDPAAWATATTTDNLADVKEGRA, from the coding sequence TTGAGCCTTCATCCCGTCATCGCCGACGTCACTCACCGCATCGCCGAACGCAGCACCGAAACACGGCGGGCCTACCTCGCCCGCGTCGAGAACGCCGCCGCCGAAGGCCCCGCACGCGCGGCGCTGGGGTGCAGCAATCTCGCACACGGCTTCGCCGCCTGCTCGGGGCCCGACCTCCTCGCCGTCAGGGAAGCCCGCAAACCCGGTATCGCGATCGTGTCGGCTTACAACGACCTGCTGTCCGCACACCAGCCGTTCGACGAGTTCCCGGCGTGGATCAAGGCCGCCGCCAGGGAGGCGGGTGGCGTGGCCCAGTTCGCGGGCGGCGTGCCCGCGATGTGCGACGGCATCACGCAGGGCCGCGCCGGCATGGAACTGTCCCTGTTCAGCAGGGACGTCATCGCGATGGCCACCGGAATCGCGCTGTCCCACGAGATGTTCGACGGTGCGCTCCTGCTCGGCGTCTGCGACAAGATCGTGCCGGGGCTGCTCATCGGCGCCCTCGCCTTCGGACACCTGCCCGCGATGCTCGTCCCCGCGGGCCCCATGCCGTCGGGCCTGCCGAACAAGGAGAAGGCCCGCATCCGGCAGTTGTACGCCGAGGGCAAGGCCACCCGCGAGGACCTCCTCGACGCCGAGGCCGCCGCGTACCACTCACCCGGCACCTGCACCTTCTACGGCACCGCCAACTCCAACCAGCTCGTGGTCGAGGTGATGGGGCTGCACCTGCCTGGCACCACCTTCGTCCACCCCGGCACGCCACTGCGCAAGGCGCTCACCGAGCAGGCCGCCCGCCGCATCGTGGAGATCACGCAGGGCGGGGAGTACACCCCGATCGCGCGTGTCATCGACGAACGCAGCATCGTGAACGGGATCGTCGCCCTGCTGGCGACCGGCGGCTCGCAGAACCACACGCTGCACCTGCCCGCCATCGCCGCCGCGGCGGGTATCAAGCTGACGTGGGACGACTTCGCCGACCTGTCGGCGGCCGTGCCGTCACTCGCGAGCCTGTACCCCAACGGCAGTGCGGACATCAACCACTTCCACACCGCAGGAGGGGTACAGGTCCTCGTCGGCACCCTCCTCGACGCCGGTCTGCTGCACCCCGACGTCGAGACCGTGGCCGGGCCGGGCCTCCAGCGGTACCGCCAGGAGCCGATCCTCGACGACGGCAAGCTGCTCTGGCGCGAGGTGCCCACAGCCACGCTCGACGACACCGTGCTCCGCACCGCCGACAACCCGTTCGCGCCCGAGGGTGGCTTGCGCATGGTCTCGGGCAACCTCGGACGCGCCGTCATCAAGGTCTCGGCCGTGGCACCGGAGAACCGCGCCGTGCGGGCCCCCGCGCGCGTCTTCTCCTCGCAGGCCGACTTCACCCGGGCGTTCCGGGCGGGTGAGCTCAACCGCGATGTCGTCGTGGTGATACGCGACCACGGGCCCCGCGCCAAGGGCATGCCGGAACTGCACGCGTTGATTCCCGCGCTCGGCGTCCTCATGGACCGTGGTCACCGTGTCGCCCTCCTCACCGACGGCCGCATGTCCGGCGCCTCGGGGAAGGTCCCGGCCGCCATCCACGTGACCCCGGAATCCGCCGTCGGCGGACCTCTGTCCCTTGTGGAGGACGGCGACATCGTGCGGCTCGACGCCGAGGCCGGCGAACTCGACGTGCTCGTGGACGCGACCACGCTGGCGGAACGCCGACCGGCCGAGCCGCCGTCGCCGGACGAATGGCGCGGCAACGGGCGCGAGCTCTTCGCCGCCCTGCGCAGTACCGTGGGCCCCGCCGATCTCGGCGGTAGCGTCTTCGGCGATCCCGCCGCGTGGGCGACAGCCACGACCACCGACAACCTGGCCGACGTGAAAGAAGGACGCGCATGA
- a CDS encoding succinate dehydrogenase/fumarate reductase iron-sulfur subunit has protein sequence MGYEAKLRVWRGDDGAGELRDYTVEANEGEVVLDLIHRLQATQAPDLAVRWNCKAGKCGSCSAEVNGRPRLLCMTRLSVFRPEDVITVTPMRTFPVVRDLVTDVSYNYTKAREIPAFAPPPELEPGEYRMQQVDVERSQEFRKCIECFLCQNVCHVIRDHEENKPAFAGPRFLMRIAELEMHPLDVADRRDAAQAEHGLGYCNITKCCTEVCPENIHITDNALIPMKERVADRRYDPVVWLGNKLFRRSRG, from the coding sequence ATGGGTTACGAGGCGAAGTTGCGGGTCTGGCGCGGTGACGACGGAGCCGGGGAGTTGCGTGACTACACCGTCGAAGCCAACGAGGGCGAGGTGGTGCTCGACCTGATCCACCGGCTGCAGGCCACGCAGGCCCCCGACCTGGCCGTGCGGTGGAACTGCAAGGCGGGCAAGTGCGGGTCCTGCTCGGCCGAGGTCAACGGCAGACCGAGGCTGCTGTGCATGACGCGCCTGTCGGTGTTCCGCCCCGAGGATGTCATCACCGTGACCCCGATGCGGACGTTCCCGGTGGTGCGGGACCTCGTGACGGACGTGTCCTACAACTACACCAAGGCACGGGAGATCCCGGCTTTCGCCCCGCCACCGGAGCTGGAACCGGGCGAGTACCGCATGCAACAGGTCGACGTGGAGCGTTCGCAGGAGTTCCGCAAGTGCATCGAGTGCTTCCTGTGCCAGAACGTCTGCCACGTGATCCGCGACCACGAGGAGAACAAGCCCGCCTTCGCCGGGCCACGCTTCCTCATGCGTATCGCGGAGCTGGAGATGCATCCGCTCGACGTGGCCGACCGCAGGGACGCCGCCCAGGCCGAACACGGGCTCGGCTACTGCAACATCACCAAGTGCTGCACGGAAGTGTGCCCGGAGAACATCCACATCACCGACAACGCGCTGATCCCCATGAAGGAGCGCGTGGCAGACCGGCGCTACGACCCCGTGGTGTGGTTGGGCAACAAGCTGTTCCGCCGTAGCAGGGGCTGA
- the recA gene encoding recombinase RecA, with the protein MPAAPDKGKALDLALAQIDKQFGKGSVMRLGEDSRPPVEVIPTGAIALDIALGIGGLPRGRVVEIYGPESSGKTTVALHAVANAQKAGGIAAFIDAEHALDPEYAKALGVDTDALLVSQPDTGEQALEIADMLIRSGALDILVIDSVAALVPRAEIEGEMGDSHVGLQARLMSQALRKITGALHNSGTTAIFINQLREKVGVMFGSPETTTGGKALKFYASVRLDVRRIETLKDGGEPVGNRTRVKVVKNKVAPPFKQAEFDILYGVGVSREGSLIDMGVDQGIVRKSGAWYTYEGDQLGQGKENARRFLRENPDVANEIEKKIKEKLGIGAQEGEDGAPAPVDF; encoded by the coding sequence ATGCCAGCAGCACCGGACAAGGGCAAAGCGCTCGACCTGGCCCTTGCCCAGATCGACAAGCAGTTCGGCAAGGGATCGGTGATGCGTCTCGGTGAGGACAGCAGGCCACCGGTCGAGGTCATCCCGACGGGAGCCATCGCGCTGGACATCGCCCTGGGTATCGGCGGTCTGCCGCGCGGCCGCGTCGTGGAGATCTACGGCCCGGAGTCGTCGGGTAAGACGACGGTCGCGCTCCACGCCGTGGCCAACGCGCAGAAGGCCGGGGGCATCGCGGCCTTCATCGACGCCGAACACGCGCTCGACCCCGAGTACGCCAAGGCGCTGGGGGTCGACACCGACGCCCTGCTGGTGTCCCAGCCGGACACAGGTGAGCAGGCGCTGGAGATCGCCGACATGCTGATCCGTTCCGGCGCGCTCGACATCCTGGTCATCGACTCGGTGGCCGCTCTCGTGCCGAGGGCCGAGATCGAGGGCGAGATGGGCGACTCCCACGTGGGTCTCCAGGCGCGGCTGATGAGCCAGGCACTGCGGAAGATCACCGGTGCCCTGCACAACTCGGGCACCACAGCGATCTTCATCAACCAGCTCCGCGAGAAGGTCGGAGTGATGTTCGGCAGCCCGGAGACCACCACCGGTGGTAAGGCGCTGAAGTTCTACGCCTCGGTGCGGCTCGACGTGCGCCGTATCGAGACGTTGAAGGACGGCGGTGAGCCGGTCGGCAACCGCACCAGGGTCAAGGTCGTGAAGAACAAGGTCGCGCCGCCGTTCAAGCAGGCCGAGTTCGACATCCTCTACGGCGTCGGAGTGTCCCGCGAGGGCTCGCTGATCGACATGGGTGTCGACCAGGGCATCGTGCGCAAGTCGGGCGCCTGGTACACGTACGAGGGCGACCAGCTCGGTCAGGGCAAGGAGAACGCGCGGCGGTTCCTGCGCGAGAACCCGGACGTCGCCAACGAGATCGAGAAGAAGATCAAGGAGAAGCTCGGCATCGGAGCCCAGGAGGGCGAGGACGGCGCTCCCGCTCCGGTCGACTTCTGA
- a CDS encoding glutamate ABC transporter substrate-binding protein: protein MKIRTLTVGLLAAGLALTACGKEGTPSDAGGSNGDGGNTAALSYEVAKDVTVEGSPTFDKMKKAGHVVVGVKEDQPNLGYKDPTTGEYSGFDVEIARLVSAKLGFDPKSIEYKAVPSAGREQAIINGDVDYYVGTYTINDKRKQQISFAGPYFVAGQGLLVAKDNNDINGKDDLKGKKVCSVSGSTPIQRVRDEGLTESGNIVELQTYSQCVSELLNGQVDAVTTDDAILLGYAAQDPDNLKVVGESFSEEPYGIGLPKEDDALRDKVNDILEEAMDDGTWKKIYDATLGKSGNEADMPEVDRY, encoded by the coding sequence ATGAAGATTCGCACCCTGACGGTGGGACTGCTGGCCGCGGGCCTCGCCCTCACCGCATGCGGCAAGGAGGGAACGCCGTCCGACGCCGGCGGCTCGAACGGCGACGGTGGCAACACCGCCGCCCTGAGCTACGAGGTGGCCAAGGACGTCACCGTCGAGGGCTCCCCGACCTTCGACAAGATGAAGAAGGCCGGCCACGTCGTCGTCGGTGTCAAGGAGGACCAGCCGAACCTGGGCTACAAGGACCCGACGACGGGCGAGTACAGCGGCTTCGACGTCGAGATCGCCCGGCTCGTATCGGCCAAGCTCGGCTTCGACCCGAAGTCCATCGAGTACAAGGCCGTCCCCTCCGCCGGTCGTGAGCAGGCCATCATCAACGGCGACGTCGACTACTACGTCGGCACGTACACGATCAACGACAAGCGCAAGCAGCAGATCAGCTTCGCGGGTCCGTACTTCGTCGCCGGTCAGGGCCTGCTGGTCGCCAAGGACAACAACGACATCAACGGCAAGGACGACCTCAAGGGCAAGAAGGTCTGCTCCGTGAGCGGGTCCACCCCGATCCAGCGAGTGCGTGACGAGGGTCTGACCGAGTCCGGCAACATCGTCGAACTCCAGACCTACTCGCAGTGTGTGTCCGAACTGCTCAACGGCCAGGTCGACGCTGTCACCACCGACGACGCCATCCTGCTCGGCTACGCCGCCCAGGACCCCGACAACCTGAAGGTCGTCGGTGAGTCCTTCTCCGAGGAGCCCTACGGCATCGGCCTGCCCAAGGAGGACGACGCCCTCCGGGACAAGGTGAACGACATCCTGGAAGAGGCGATGGACGACGGCACGTGGAAGAAGATCTACGACGCCACGCTCGGCAAGTCGGGTAACGAGGCCGACATGCCGGAAGTCGACCGCTACTGA
- a CDS encoding amino acid ABC transporter permease: MDVLLDNLDLYGPGFLNTIKLFVLSAIGSLVLGTILAMLRVSPVPILRAAGAAYVTLFRNTPLTLLFFFFVFAYPLLDIIDLSYFWAAIVALTVYTSAFVCEVVRSGINTVPVGQAEAARAIGLTFGQTLGQIILPQATRSVVPPMVSTMIALLKNTTIAAGFSVVEAGAIQNYLSERGYSVLIGLLWVALGFVILITPLTLLQRSLEKRWSVAR; this comes from the coding sequence ATGGACGTACTGCTGGACAACCTGGACCTGTACGGGCCGGGTTTTCTCAACACCATCAAACTGTTCGTCTTGTCGGCGATCGGCTCGTTGGTGCTGGGCACGATCCTGGCGATGTTGCGGGTGAGCCCGGTCCCGATCCTGCGCGCCGCGGGTGCCGCGTACGTGACGCTGTTCCGTAACACGCCGCTGACGCTGCTGTTCTTCTTCTTCGTCTTCGCCTACCCGCTGCTGGACATCATCGACCTGTCGTACTTCTGGGCCGCCATCGTGGCGTTGACCGTGTACACGTCGGCGTTCGTGTGCGAGGTCGTGCGTTCGGGCATCAACACCGTGCCCGTCGGCCAGGCGGAGGCCGCCCGCGCCATCGGCCTCACGTTCGGCCAGACACTGGGTCAGATCATCCTTCCGCAGGCGACGCGCTCCGTGGTGCCGCCGATGGTCAGCACCATGATCGCGTTGCTGAAGAACACCACGATCGCGGCCGGGTTCTCGGTCGTGGAGGCGGGAGCGATCCAGAACTACCTGTCCGAACGCGGGTACAGCGTGCTGATCGGCCTGCTGTGGGTGGCGCTGGGCTTCGTCATCCTGATCACTCCGCTGACCCTGCTGCAACGTAGCCTCGAGAAGCGCTGGAGCGTGGCCCGATGA
- a CDS encoding amino acid ABC transporter permease: protein MSAVLFDVPGPKARVRHRGYAVAGVLAVAAIIGYIVYKFAEAGQFDAEIWEWILYEQIQLEIVDALLNTLRAFAAAAVLALAFGAVFAAARLSDHAFLRVPATLIVEFFRAVPLVVMIFFFHYGLALGAPFYSVVLGLTLYNGSVLAEVFRAGILSLPKGQSEAAYAIGMRKTQVMRLVLLPQALRAMLPAIISQLVVLLKDTALGFLITYEELLRYARYLGGIIEFDRPLIPITIVVGAMYILMCLALTGVAKWLEARNRRSKKTLAVDVTAETEEGVLTDGKPA from the coding sequence ATGAGCGCTGTCCTGTTCGACGTCCCGGGGCCGAAGGCGCGAGTGCGGCACCGCGGCTACGCGGTCGCCGGCGTGCTCGCCGTCGCGGCGATCATCGGATACATCGTCTACAAGTTCGCGGAAGCCGGTCAGTTCGACGCCGAGATCTGGGAGTGGATCCTCTACGAGCAGATCCAGCTCGAGATCGTCGACGCGCTGCTCAACACGCTGCGCGCGTTCGCGGCCGCGGCGGTACTGGCGCTCGCGTTCGGCGCGGTCTTCGCCGCGGCCAGGCTGTCCGACCACGCGTTCCTGCGCGTTCCGGCGACGCTGATCGTGGAGTTCTTCCGCGCCGTGCCGCTCGTGGTGATGATCTTCTTCTTCCACTACGGGCTCGCGCTGGGCGCACCGTTCTACTCGGTGGTGCTCGGCCTGACGCTGTACAACGGCTCGGTGCTCGCCGAGGTGTTCCGCGCGGGAATCCTGTCGCTGCCCAAGGGGCAGAGCGAGGCGGCGTACGCGATCGGCATGCGCAAGACCCAGGTGATGCGCCTGGTGCTGTTGCCGCAGGCCCTGCGCGCGATGCTGCCCGCCATCATCAGCCAGCTCGTGGTGTTGCTCAAGGACACCGCACTCGGCTTCCTCATCACCTACGAGGAGCTGCTGCGCTACGCCCGCTACCTCGGCGGCATCATCGAGTTCGACCGGCCGCTCATCCCGATCACGATCGTGGTCGGTGCCATGTACATCCTGATGTGCCTGGCGTTGACCGGTGTGGCGAAGTGGCTGGAAGCCCGCAACCGGCGCAGCAAGAAGACGCTGGCGGTGGACGTCACGGCCGAGACCGAGGAAGGCGTGCTCACCGACGGCAAGCCCGCCTGA
- a CDS encoding lipase maturation factor family protein translates to MSWDWFTADEYWISRLVFQKLLATTYLVAFLCALNQFRALLGERGLLPVPDFLARVSFRRSPSLFHAHYSDRFFAAVAVTGVVVSAALLGGAADLLPVWACLLLWAVPWVLYLSIVNVGQTWYSFGWESLLLETGFLAIFLGPAHTGVPTLVLWLLLWLLFRLEFGAGLIKMRGDRCWRDLTCLYYHHETQPMPGPLSWYFHHLPQWMHRVEAAANHGAQLVVPFVLFAPQPAASVAAGIVIVTQGWLMVSGNFSWLNALTITLAVPAVDGAMLGVPPPDELATPPVWYGAVVIAVTAGIAVLSYWPVKNLLGRGQVMNYSFNQFHLVNTYGAFGSVTRDRYEVIIEGTDEDTVDSATVWREYEFKGKPGDPHRRPPQVAPYHLRLDWQLWFLSLSSRYGGRWLPVLVTKLLDGDTQIRRLLRRDPFDGHAPTHLRARLFHYRFTTPTERAETGAWWVREPVGTVVRTCRLSADGTPVPV, encoded by the coding sequence ATGTCGTGGGACTGGTTCACCGCCGACGAGTACTGGATTTCGCGGCTGGTCTTCCAGAAGTTGCTGGCCACGACGTACCTGGTCGCGTTCCTCTGCGCCCTCAACCAGTTCCGTGCGTTGCTCGGCGAGCGGGGACTGCTGCCTGTGCCGGACTTCCTGGCCAGGGTGAGCTTCCGCCGCTCGCCGAGCCTGTTCCACGCGCACTACTCCGACCGGTTCTTCGCCGCGGTGGCGGTGACCGGCGTCGTCGTGTCGGCCGCCTTGCTCGGGGGTGCGGCGGATCTGCTGCCCGTGTGGGCGTGCCTGCTGCTGTGGGCGGTGCCGTGGGTGCTTTATCTGTCGATCGTCAACGTCGGACAGACCTGGTACTCGTTCGGCTGGGAGTCGTTGCTGCTGGAGACAGGCTTTCTGGCGATCTTCCTCGGACCCGCGCACACGGGCGTGCCGACGCTGGTGCTGTGGCTGCTGCTCTGGTTGCTGTTCCGGCTGGAGTTCGGCGCCGGACTGATCAAGATGCGGGGCGACCGCTGCTGGCGGGACCTGACCTGCCTGTACTACCACCACGAGACCCAGCCGATGCCCGGCCCGCTGAGCTGGTACTTCCACCACCTGCCGCAGTGGATGCACCGGGTGGAGGCGGCGGCCAACCACGGGGCCCAGCTCGTGGTCCCGTTCGTGCTCTTCGCGCCCCAGCCCGCGGCGAGTGTCGCGGCGGGCATCGTGATCGTCACTCAGGGCTGGCTGATGGTCAGCGGCAACTTCTCCTGGCTGAACGCCCTCACCATCACGCTCGCCGTGCCCGCTGTCGACGGCGCGATGCTGGGTGTGCCCCCGCCGGACGAGCTCGCCACGCCACCGGTCTGGTACGGAGCCGTGGTGATCGCCGTGACGGCCGGTATCGCGGTGCTGAGCTACTGGCCCGTGAAGAACCTGCTCGGACGGGGCCAGGTGATGAACTACAGCTTCAACCAGTTCCACCTCGTCAACACCTACGGCGCCTTCGGCAGTGTCACCCGCGACCGGTACGAGGTGATCATCGAAGGCACCGACGAGGACACCGTCGACTCGGCAACGGTGTGGCGCGAGTACGAGTTCAAGGGCAAGCCGGGCGACCCGCACCGGCGTCCTCCGCAGGTCGCGCCGTACCACCTGCGACTGGACTGGCAGCTGTGGTTCCTGTCGCTGTCGTCTCGGTACGGGGGCCGCTGGCTGCCCGTGCTCGTCACGAAACTGCTCGACGGTGACACGCAGATCCGTCGGCTGCTACGTCGCGATCCGTTCGACGGCCACGCACCGACGCATCTGCGGGCGCGACTGTTCCACTACCGGTTCACGACACCGACCGAGCGTGCCGAGACCGGGGCGTGGTGGGTCAGGGAACCCGTCGGCACGGTGGTACGCACCTGCCGGCTCAGCGCCGACGGCACCCCGGTGCCCGTGTGA
- the eda gene encoding bifunctional 4-hydroxy-2-oxoglutarate aldolase/2-dehydro-3-deoxy-phosphogluconate aldolase produces the protein MNADDLLTLSPVLPVVVLHEVEQAVPVARALHSGGVRVMEVTLRTDAALEAIRRVAAEVPDVVVGAGTVITPDQARAAADAGAAFLVTPGTTDALLDATVDTGLPVLPGASTVSEAMRLAERGFDRLKFFPAEASGGVGALSAIGGPLPHLRFCPTGGITSDSAPRYLALPNVACVGGSWLTPKDALAAQDYARVETLAKEATALGTEAATATT, from the coding sequence ATGAACGCCGACGACCTCCTCACCCTCTCCCCCGTACTGCCCGTGGTGGTGTTGCACGAGGTGGAGCAGGCCGTCCCGGTGGCGCGCGCCCTGCACTCGGGCGGTGTGCGGGTGATGGAGGTGACCCTGCGTACCGACGCGGCGTTGGAGGCCATCCGCAGGGTCGCCGCCGAGGTTCCCGACGTGGTGGTCGGCGCGGGCACAGTGATCACGCCGGACCAGGCGCGGGCGGCGGCGGACGCGGGCGCGGCGTTCCTCGTGACTCCCGGAACCACCGACGCCCTGCTCGACGCCACTGTCGACACCGGTCTGCCGGTGCTGCCCGGCGCCTCGACCGTGTCCGAGGCCATGCGGCTGGCCGAGCGCGGCTTCGACCGGCTGAAGTTCTTCCCCGCCGAAGCCAGCGGTGGTGTGGGCGCGCTGTCGGCCATCGGAGGACCCCTGCCGCACCTGCGGTTCTGCCCGACCGGAGGCATCACGTCCGACAGTGCTCCGCGCTACCTGGCGCTGCCCAACGTGGCTTGTGTCGGAGGTTCCTGGCTGACGCCGAAGGACGCGCTCGCGGCGCAGGACTACGCACGCGTTGAGACACTGGCCAAGGAGGCCACCGCGCTGGGAACGGAGGCCGCGACGGCGACGACATAG
- a CDS encoding fumarate reductase/succinate dehydrogenase flavoprotein subunit — protein sequence MTEVERHSYDVVVIGAGGAGLRAAIEARQRGLSVAVVCKSLFGKAHTVMAEGGCAASMGNANPNDGWQVHFRDTMRGGKFLNNWRMAELHAKEAPDRVWELETYGALFDRTGDGRISQRNFGGHTYPRLAHVGDRTGLELIRTMQQKIVSLQQQDHATYGDYEARLKVFGECTVTELLTSDGAIAGAFGYWRESGRFVLFETPAVVLATGGIGKSFKVTSNSWEYTGDGHALALRAGATLINMEFVQFHPTGMVWPPSVKGILVTEGVRGDGGVLRNSEGERFMFNYVPDVFKGQYAETEEEADRWYTDPDNNRRTPDLLPRDEVARAINTEVKEGRGSPHGGVFLDIASRMPAEEIKRRLPSMYHQFTELADVDITAEPMEVGPTCHYVMGGIEVDPDTASSSVPGLFAAGECSGGMHGSNRLGGNSLSDLLVFGRRAGLGAADYVESLTERPQASEVDVAVAARTALAPFDPPRDGQEPENPYTLQSELQQCMNDLVGIIRTADEMEKALEKLDEIRGRLRGVTVEGHRQYNPGWHLALDLRNMLLVSECVARAALRRTESRGGHTRDDYPQMDARWRNTLLVCSVTGEEAPIPHVEVTSKEQEPMRADLLGLFELAELEKYYTDEELADHPERTA from the coding sequence ATGACCGAGGTCGAACGGCACAGCTACGACGTTGTGGTGATCGGTGCCGGTGGTGCGGGCCTGCGGGCCGCGATCGAGGCGCGGCAGCGGGGACTCTCCGTCGCGGTGGTGTGCAAGTCGCTGTTCGGCAAGGCGCACACCGTCATGGCCGAGGGCGGGTGCGCGGCGTCGATGGGCAACGCCAACCCCAACGACGGCTGGCAGGTGCACTTCCGCGACACCATGCGCGGCGGGAAGTTCCTCAACAACTGGCGCATGGCGGAGCTGCACGCGAAGGAGGCTCCCGACCGCGTGTGGGAGCTGGAGACGTACGGCGCGCTGTTCGACCGCACCGGAGACGGGCGGATCAGTCAACGCAACTTCGGCGGCCACACCTATCCCCGGCTGGCGCACGTCGGTGACCGGACCGGGCTGGAACTGATCCGCACGATGCAGCAGAAGATCGTGTCGCTGCAGCAGCAGGACCACGCCACCTACGGTGACTACGAGGCCAGGCTCAAGGTGTTCGGCGAGTGCACCGTGACGGAGCTGCTCACCTCCGACGGTGCCATCGCCGGTGCGTTCGGCTACTGGCGCGAGTCGGGCCGTTTCGTGCTGTTCGAAACACCGGCCGTCGTGCTCGCCACCGGAGGTATCGGCAAGTCGTTCAAGGTCACGTCGAACTCCTGGGAGTACACCGGCGACGGGCACGCACTGGCGCTGCGGGCCGGGGCGACACTGATCAACATGGAGTTCGTCCAGTTCCATCCCACCGGGATGGTCTGGCCGCCCAGCGTGAAGGGCATCCTCGTCACGGAAGGGGTGCGCGGCGACGGCGGTGTGCTGCGCAACTCCGAGGGCGAGCGGTTCATGTTCAACTACGTCCCGGACGTCTTCAAGGGCCAGTACGCGGAGACCGAGGAGGAGGCCGACCGCTGGTACACCGACCCCGACAACAACCGGCGGACGCCTGACCTGCTGCCGCGGGACGAGGTGGCCCGGGCGATCAACACCGAGGTGAAGGAGGGGCGGGGTTCCCCTCACGGCGGTGTCTTCCTCGACATCGCCAGTCGCATGCCGGCCGAGGAGATCAAGCGGCGGCTGCCGTCGATGTACCACCAGTTCACCGAACTCGCGGACGTGGACATCACGGCGGAGCCGATGGAGGTCGGTCCCACCTGCCACTACGTGATGGGCGGCATCGAGGTCGACCCGGACACGGCGTCGTCGAGCGTGCCCGGGTTGTTCGCGGCGGGCGAGTGCTCCGGCGGGATGCACGGCTCCAACCGGCTCGGCGGCAACTCGCTGTCTGACCTCCTGGTGTTCGGCCGCCGGGCGGGGCTCGGTGCGGCCGACTACGTCGAGTCACTCACCGAACGCCCTCAGGCGTCCGAAGTGGACGTCGCGGTGGCCGCGCGGACCGCGCTGGCCCCGTTCGACCCGCCTCGTGACGGGCAGGAACCGGAGAACCCCTACACGCTGCAGTCCGAGCTGCAACAGTGCATGAACGATCTCGTGGGCATCATCCGCACGGCCGACGAGATGGAGAAGGCCCTGGAGAAGCTCGACGAGATCCGGGGCAGACTGCGGGGCGTCACGGTGGAAGGGCATCGCCAGTACAACCCCGGCTGGCACCTGGCCCTGGACCTGCGGAACATGCTGCTCGTCAGCGAGTGCGTGGCGCGCGCGGCACTGCGGCGCACCGAGAGCAGGGGCGGCCACACCCGCGACGACTATCCGCAGATGGACGCGCGGTGGCGCAACACGCTGCTCGTGTGCTCGGTCACCGGCGAGGAGGCTCCGATCCCGCACGTCGAGGTCACCAGCAAGGAACAGGAACCGATGCGGGCCGACCTGCTCGGTCTGTTCGAGCTGGCGGAGCTGGAGAAGTACTACACCGACGAGGAACTGGCCGACCATCCGGAAAGGACGGCCTGA
- a CDS encoding regulatory protein RecX has product MRELSPDEAWRKAKEVCFDLLAARPRTKDELRQALRRKGFADDVGERLLGKLDDAGLVDDAAFAETWVRSRHTHRGLARKALIAELKHKGVDPEVAAEAAGEIDAAAEEQRARELVRKKLRTMVDVDEQKATRRLLGMLARKGYSQGLAYRVVREELREAGAETTLLDDGVP; this is encoded by the coding sequence ATGCGCGAGCTGTCGCCCGACGAGGCGTGGCGCAAAGCCAAGGAGGTCTGCTTCGACCTCCTGGCCGCCCGCCCTCGTACCAAGGACGAGTTGCGCCAGGCGTTGCGACGGAAGGGCTTCGCCGACGACGTCGGGGAGCGGTTACTCGGCAAACTCGACGACGCGGGGCTGGTGGACGATGCCGCGTTCGCCGAGACGTGGGTGCGGTCGCGGCACACCCATCGAGGCCTCGCTCGTAAGGCCCTGATCGCCGAGCTGAAGCACAAGGGAGTCGACCCGGAGGTCGCGGCCGAGGCCGCCGGGGAGATCGACGCCGCTGCCGAGGAGCAGCGCGCCAGGGAACTGGTGCGCAAGAAGCTGCGGACCATGGTCGACGTCGACGAGCAGAAGGCTACGCGCCGCCTGCTCGGCATGTTGGCCCGCAAGGGTTACTCGCAGGGGCTGGCGTACCGGGTCGTCCGCGAGGAACTCCGAGAAGCGGGAGCGGAAACGACCCTCCTCGACGACGGCGTCCCCTGA